A genomic window from Arvicanthis niloticus isolate mArvNil1 chromosome 25, mArvNil1.pat.X, whole genome shotgun sequence includes:
- the Sox17 gene encoding transcription factor SOX-17 produces the protein MSSPDAGYASDDQSQPRSSQPAVMAGLGPCPWAESLSPLADVKVKGEVVASSSAPAGTSGRTKAESRIRRPMNAFMVWAKDERKRLAQQNPDLHNAELSKMLGKSWKALTLAEKRPFVEEAERLRVQHMQDHPNYKYRPRRRKQVKRMKRVEGGFLHALAEPQAGALGPEGGRVAMDGLGLPFPEPGYPAGPPLMSPHMGAHYRDCQGLGPSALDGYPLPTPDTSPLDSVEQDPAFFAAPLPGDCPAAGAYTYAPVSDYAVPAEPPAGPMRVGPDPSGPTMPGILAPPSALHLYYGAMGSPAASAGRGFHAPPQQPLQPQAPPPPPPPPPPQQHPAHGPGQPSPPPEALPCRDGTEPNQPTELLGEVDRTEFEQYLHFVYKPEMGLPYQGHDCGVNLSDSHGAISSVVSDASSAVYYCNYPDI, from the exons ATGAGCAGCCCGGATGCGGGATACGCCAGTGACGACCAGAGCCAGCCCCGGAGCTCGCAGCCCGCGGTGATGGCCGGGTTGGGCCCCTGTCCCTGGGCCGAGTCCCTGAGCCCCCTCGCGGACGTAAAGGTGAAAGGCGAGGTGGTGGCGAGTAGCAGTGCGCCAGCCGGGACGTCGGGCCGAACCAAAGCGGAGTCTCGCATTCGGCGGCCGATGAACGCTTTTATGGTATGGGCCAAAGATGAACGCAAGCGGCTGGCACAGCAGAACCCAGATCTGCACAACGCAGAGCTAAGCAAGATGCTAG GCAAATCCTGGAAGGCGTTGACCTTGGCGGAGAAACGACCCTTCGTGGAAGAGGCCGAGCGGCTGCGCGTGCAGCACATGCAGGACCACCCCAACTACAAGTACCGGCCGCGGCGGCGCAAGCAGGTGAAGCGCATGAAGCGGGTGGAGGGAGGCTTCCTGCACGCTCTCGCCGAGCCTCAGGCCGGCGCACTTGGTCCCGAAGGCGGCCGCGTGGCCATGGATGGCCTGGGTCTACCTTTCCCGGAGCCCGGCTATCCGGCCGGCCCACCGCTGATGTCCCCGCACATGGGCGCCCACTACCGCGACTGCCAGGGACTGGGCCCGTCCGCGCTCGACGGCTACCCTCTGCCCACTCCGGACACATCCCCGCTGGATAGCGTGGAGCAGGACCCGGCTTTCTTTGCAGCCCCGTTGCCAGGGGACTGCCCGGCGGCTGGAGCCTATACTTATGCTCCGGTCTCGGACTACGCGGTTCCCGCAGAGCCACCCGCTGGCCCCATGCGAGTGGGGCCCGACCCCTCCGGCCCTACGATGCCGGGGATCCTGGCGCCCCCCAGCGCTCTGCACCTGTACTACGGCGCGATGGGCTCGCCCGCGGCGAGCGCCGGGCGCGGTTTCCACGCGCCGCCCCAGCAGCCATTGCAACCGCAGgcaccgccgccgccaccaccgccgccgccgccgcagcaACACCCGGCGCACGGCCCGGGGCAGCCTTCGCCCCCTCCAGAGGCTCTGCCCTGCCGAGACGGCACGGAACCCAACCAGCCCACTGAGCTCCTAGGGGAGGTGGACCGCACGGAATTCGAACAGTATCTGCACTTTGTGTATAAGCCCGAGATGGGTCTTCCCTACCAGGGACATGACTGCGGTGTGAACCTCTCAGACAGCCACGGAGCCATTTCCTCCGTGGTGTCCGACGCTAGCTCAGCGGTTTACTACTGCAACTACCCTGACATTTGA